Proteins from a single region of Diaphorobacter limosus:
- a CDS encoding integrase family protein, which produces MVRPRKTDVPDTTRVIDLTAGAIERLTCRTDSKAQAFLRDAKAPGLRVRVTNTGHKAFVFEAKLNRQTIRRTIGDVRAWTIEQARTEARRLAVLIDAGINPNEQERQQQAAAAAEQAAAAAQAVTVGAIWPLYLENGKPKRKEAWKPRYRADLEAMAAPGGEPKKRGQGVTRPGPLHPLLALPLAGVTEDALQVWFEREAQAGRHQATRALMMFRGFLRWCASRPEYRALTDRDAGKAPAIVENLAPSTTRRTDCLEAAQVAAWWQCVDELGNRTASAYLRALLLTGARREEVAALTWANVDFQWRKLTIADKASDSRTIPLSPYLAQLLATLPRQGPFVFASTGKAGRITDARASHATALQRAGIGHLTFHGLRRSFSLLGEAAGAPAGAIAQIMGHRPSAVAEGYRPRSIDALRPYSAQIEAHILALAGVQLDAQAEPGKLRIVAHGNSQ; this is translated from the coding sequence ATGGTTCGACCACGCAAGACCGATGTACCCGACACCACCAGGGTCATAGACCTGACCGCCGGGGCTATCGAGCGCCTGACCTGCCGCACCGACTCCAAGGCTCAGGCGTTCCTGCGCGACGCAAAGGCACCGGGGCTGCGCGTGCGCGTGACCAACACCGGGCACAAGGCGTTCGTCTTTGAAGCCAAGCTGAACCGGCAAACCATCCGCCGCACCATAGGCGACGTGCGCGCCTGGACGATTGAGCAGGCGCGCACCGAAGCCCGACGCCTGGCCGTGCTGATTGACGCGGGCATCAACCCGAACGAGCAGGAGCGCCAGCAACAGGCCGCCGCCGCCGCAGAACAGGCCGCAGCCGCTGCCCAGGCCGTGACCGTGGGCGCGATATGGCCGCTGTACCTGGAAAACGGCAAGCCCAAGCGCAAAGAGGCATGGAAGCCGCGCTACCGTGCCGACCTGGAGGCCATGGCAGCCCCAGGGGGCGAACCCAAGAAGCGAGGGCAGGGCGTGACAAGGCCGGGGCCGCTGCATCCCCTGCTGGCGCTGCCCCTGGCTGGCGTGACCGAGGATGCATTGCAAGTCTGGTTTGAGCGCGAAGCCCAGGCAGGCAGGCACCAAGCAACCCGCGCCCTGATGATGTTCCGTGGGTTCCTGCGCTGGTGTGCTTCGCGCCCGGAGTACCGCGCCCTGACCGACCGCGATGCGGGCAAGGCGCCCGCCATCGTGGAGAACCTGGCCCCCAGCACCACGCGCCGCACGGATTGCCTTGAGGCTGCCCAGGTGGCCGCATGGTGGCAGTGCGTGGACGAGCTGGGCAACCGCACCGCAAGCGCTTATCTGCGCGCCCTGCTGCTGACCGGGGCACGCCGGGAGGAAGTGGCCGCCCTGACCTGGGCGAACGTGGATTTTCAGTGGCGCAAGCTGACCATTGCCGACAAGGCCAGCGATTCCCGAACCATCCCGCTGTCGCCCTACCTGGCGCAACTGCTGGCAACGCTGCCCAGGCAAGGCCCGTTCGTGTTTGCCAGCACGGGCAAGGCAGGGCGCATTACCGACGCCCGCGCAAGCCATGCCACGGCATTGCAAAGGGCGGGAATTGGACACCTGACGTTCCACGGGTTGCGCCGTTCGTTTTCGCTGCTGGGCGAGGCCGCCGGGGCACCTGCTGGGGCCATCGCGCAAATCATGGGCCATCGCCCAAGCGCCGTTGCCGAGGGCTACCGCCCGCGCAGCATTGATGCCCTGCGCCCATACAGCGCGCAAATCGAGGCCCATATCCTGGCGCTGGCCGGTGTGCAGCTGGATGCCCAGGCAGAACCCGGCAAGCTGCGCATTGTTGCCCATGGCAATAGCCAATAA
- the lpxA gene encoding acyl-ACP--UDP-N-acetylglucosamine O-acyltransferase, with the protein MQQPASHIHPTAIVAAGAQIDPSATVGPYAIIGANVRIGARTSVGPHCVIEGHTTIGADNHIFQFASLGAAPQDKKYAGEPTRLEIGDRNTIREFCTFNTGTVQDQGVTRIGDDNWIMAYVHIAHDCVVGNQVILANNATLAGHVQVGDQVIIGGLTGVHQYSRIGAHAMAGFASHISQDVPPFMMVDGNPLAVRGLNLEGLRRRGFSAQRVAAIKQAYRLLYRQGLTLEAALSAMAELPQQHPEADGDIALLRDFIAASQRGIAR; encoded by the coding sequence ATGCAGCAGCCCGCGAGCCACATCCACCCCACGGCCATCGTCGCGGCCGGGGCGCAGATCGACCCCAGCGCCACGGTGGGGCCGTACGCCATCATCGGCGCCAACGTGCGCATTGGTGCGCGCACCAGCGTCGGGCCGCACTGCGTGATCGAGGGCCACACGACGATAGGCGCGGACAACCACATCTTCCAGTTCGCCTCGCTGGGCGCCGCGCCGCAGGACAAGAAGTACGCCGGCGAGCCGACGCGCCTGGAGATTGGCGACCGCAACACCATCCGCGAGTTCTGTACCTTCAACACCGGCACGGTGCAGGATCAGGGTGTGACCCGTATCGGTGACGACAACTGGATCATGGCCTATGTGCACATTGCGCACGACTGCGTGGTGGGCAACCAGGTGATATTGGCCAACAACGCCACGCTGGCCGGCCATGTGCAGGTCGGCGACCAGGTCATCATCGGCGGGCTGACGGGGGTGCACCAGTATTCCCGCATAGGCGCGCATGCCATGGCGGGCTTTGCCAGCCATATCTCTCAGGATGTGCCGCCCTTCATGATGGTGGACGGCAACCCGCTGGCCGTGCGCGGTCTGAACCTGGAAGGGCTGCGCCGGCGCGGCTTCTCGGCGCAGCGCGTGGCCGCCATCAAGCAGGCCTACCGCCTGCTGTACCGCCAGGGCCTGACGCTGGAGGCGGCACTCTCGGCCATGGCCGAGCTGCCGCAGCAGCACCCTGAGGCCGATGGCGACATCGCCCTGCTGCGCGACTTCATCGCCGCATCGCAGCGCGGCATTGCGCGCTGA
- the lpxD gene encoding UDP-3-O-(3-hydroxymyristoyl)glucosamine N-acyltransferase, with amino-acid sequence MSLRLGQIVDALGGSLEGASADTQIQRIAPLETAGEGDLAFLNNPRYQSQLAASRAACVIVAPAMRAAALARGACIVTDDPYAYFARVTQLWVRAQGQAPVPGIHASAVVDAQARVHPTATIGPLCVVERGAVIGAHTVLKSRVTVGERCRVGARCLVHPGVVIGADGFGFARQRGEWIKIEQLGAVRIGDDVEIGANTCIDRGALEDTVIEDGVKLDNLIQIAHNVHIGRHTAMAGCSAVAGSTRIGAHCTIAGAASIVGHLQLADNVHVSTNTVVTHSIARPGQYTGVFPMDENSKWEKNAATLRQLYKLRERIKALEQARQGDQSATQQ; translated from the coding sequence GTGAGTTTGCGGCTCGGGCAAATCGTCGATGCACTCGGGGGCAGCCTTGAAGGAGCCAGCGCAGACACGCAAATCCAGCGCATAGCACCGCTGGAGACGGCCGGTGAGGGCGACCTGGCGTTTCTGAACAACCCGCGCTATCAGTCGCAGCTGGCCGCCTCACGGGCGGCCTGCGTGATTGTGGCGCCGGCCATGCGCGCCGCGGCGCTGGCCCGCGGCGCCTGCATCGTCACCGATGACCCCTATGCGTACTTTGCCCGCGTCACCCAGCTGTGGGTGCGCGCGCAAGGCCAGGCCCCGGTGCCCGGCATTCATGCCAGCGCGGTGGTCGACGCGCAGGCCCGGGTCCACCCGACGGCCACGATAGGCCCGCTGTGCGTGGTCGAGCGCGGGGCCGTGATCGGTGCACATACGGTGCTCAAGTCCCGCGTCACGGTGGGCGAGCGCTGCCGCGTGGGCGCGCGCTGCTTGGTGCATCCGGGCGTGGTCATAGGCGCCGACGGCTTTGGCTTTGCGCGCCAGCGGGGCGAGTGGATCAAGATCGAGCAGCTGGGCGCGGTGCGCATTGGCGACGATGTGGAGATAGGCGCCAACACATGCATAGACCGCGGCGCACTCGAGGACACGGTGATTGAGGACGGCGTCAAGCTGGACAACCTGATCCAGATCGCGCACAACGTGCACATCGGTCGGCACACCGCCATGGCGGGCTGCTCGGCCGTGGCCGGCAGCACGCGCATAGGGGCGCATTGCACCATTGCGGGGGCGGCGTCCATCGTCGGGCACCTGCAATTGGCGGACAATGTGCATGTCTCCACCAACACGGTGGTCACGCATTCGATTGCACGGCCCGGGCAGTACACCGGGGTGTTCCCCATGGACGAAAATTCCAAGTGGGAAAAGAACGCGGCCACGCTGCGGCAGCTGTACAAGCTGCGCGAACGCATCAAGGCCCTTGAACAAGCACGACAAGGCGACCAGAGCGCCACACAACAATGA
- a CDS encoding single-stranded DNA-binding protein, with product MIDALISGKLHAHPEQRTSKTGKTYATAKMTAAGGDGQSLFVNCIAFDEASVEALLALVAGDSLAVAGSITPKVWTDREGQHRPALDMVVARVLTAYHVTHKRRAMQQSAAPQARQQSMDDGEPLDF from the coding sequence ATGATTGACGCCCTGATATCCGGCAAGCTGCACGCCCACCCTGAGCAGCGCACCAGCAAGACCGGTAAAACCTATGCCACGGCCAAGATGACGGCCGCCGGTGGCGACGGCCAAAGCCTGTTCGTCAACTGCATTGCCTTCGACGAGGCGTCGGTGGAAGCGCTGCTGGCGCTGGTTGCCGGGGACAGCTTGGCCGTGGCCGGCAGCATCACCCCCAAGGTCTGGACCGATCGCGAGGGCCAACACCGCCCGGCGCTGGACATGGTGGTCGCGCGCGTGCTGACCGCCTACCACGTCACGCACAAGCGCCGTGCCATGCAGCAAAGCGCCGCTCCACAGGCGCGGCAGCAGTCCATGGACGATGGCGAGCCACTGGACTTCTGA
- the rnhB gene encoding ribonuclease HII has translation MPSKKSWLEQGNFNWHAPGLLVAGVDEAGRGPLAGPVVAAAVILDELQPIAGLADSKALTAARRERLFDEIRAKALCCSIAEASVEEIDRLNILQATMLAMRRAVQGLRLKPRLALVDGNRLPVLDVPAEAVVKGDAKVAAISAASIVAKVTRDRWCAQLHDQYPQYGFAGHKGYGTAEHLAALQAHGACPQHRRSFSLVARALQAAPAQP, from the coding sequence ATGCCATCCAAGAAATCCTGGCTTGAGCAGGGCAACTTCAACTGGCATGCGCCCGGCCTGTTGGTTGCCGGCGTGGACGAGGCCGGCCGCGGCCCGCTGGCCGGCCCCGTGGTCGCCGCCGCCGTCATCCTGGACGAACTGCAGCCCATTGCCGGCCTGGCCGACTCCAAGGCCCTCACGGCGGCGCGCCGCGAGCGGCTGTTCGATGAGATCCGCGCCAAGGCCCTTTGCTGCAGCATTGCCGAAGCCAGCGTGGAAGAGATAGACCGGCTCAACATTCTGCAGGCCACCATGCTGGCCATGCGCCGCGCCGTACAGGGCCTGCGCCTCAAACCCCGTCTGGCGCTGGTGGACGGCAACCGGCTGCCTGTGCTGGATGTTCCGGCCGAGGCCGTCGTCAAGGGCGATGCCAAGGTGGCCGCCATCTCGGCCGCCTCCATCGTCGCCAAGGTCACGCGCGACCGCTGGTGTGCCCAGCTGCACGACCAATATCCGCAATACGGCTTTGCCGGCCACAAGGGCTACGGCACGGCCGAACACCTGGCAGCCCTGCAGGCGCATGGCGCCTGCCCGCAGCACCGCCGCTCCTTTTCCCTCGTGGCGCGCGCCCTGCAGGCTGCGCCCGCACAACCATGA
- a CDS encoding BrnT family toxin, with the protein MNITFDPDKDEANRAKHGVSLRDAVGFEWETAVVWPDKRRDYGEPRMVALGYIGLRIMAVVFVDRPPEQPTERRIISLRKANNREVQRYAET; encoded by the coding sequence ATGAACATCACGTTCGACCCGGACAAGGATGAAGCGAACCGGGCAAAGCATGGCGTTTCATTGCGGGATGCCGTGGGCTTTGAATGGGAAACCGCCGTGGTGTGGCCTGACAAGCGCCGGGACTATGGCGAGCCCCGCATGGTGGCACTGGGCTATATCGGCCTGCGCATCATGGCCGTGGTGTTTGTTGACCGCCCGCCCGAGCAGCCGACCGAGCGCCGAATCATCAGCTTGCGCAAAGCCAACAACCGAGAGGTGCAACGCTATGCCGAAACTTAA
- a CDS encoding OmpH family outer membrane protein, whose protein sequence is MKSLSRHIPLVFLLGSLAAAVPAQAQEFKAGFVNTDRIFREANTAKTAQAKLEQEFSKREKELVDMGNALKSATEKFEREAPTMAESQRVTRQRQLVDQDRDFQRKRREFQEDLGARKNEELGQVLERANKVVKQLAEAEKYDVILQEAVYINPKHDITDKVIKAMNAAGNSGK, encoded by the coding sequence ATGAAATCTCTTTCCCGCCATATTCCCCTGGTTTTTCTGCTGGGTTCCCTGGCCGCTGCCGTGCCTGCCCAGGCCCAGGAGTTCAAGGCCGGCTTCGTCAATACCGACCGTATCTTCCGCGAGGCCAACACCGCCAAGACGGCGCAGGCCAAGCTGGAGCAGGAGTTCTCCAAGCGCGAGAAAGAGCTCGTGGACATGGGCAATGCCCTGAAGAGCGCTACCGAGAAATTCGAGCGCGAGGCCCCCACCATGGCCGAGAGCCAGCGCGTGACGCGCCAGCGTCAGCTGGTCGATCAGGATCGTGACTTCCAGCGCAAGCGCCGCGAGTTCCAGGAAGACCTGGGCGCGCGCAAGAACGAAGAACTGGGCCAGGTGCTCGAGCGCGCCAACAAGGTCGTCAAGCAGTTGGCCGAGGCCGAGAAGTACGACGTCATCCTGCAGGAAGCGGTGTACATCAACCCCAAGCACGACATCACCGACAAGGTGATCAAGGCCATGAACGCTGCCGGCAACTCCGGCAAGTAA
- a CDS encoding single-stranded DNA-binding protein — MIDALIAGKLYGQPAERTSKTGKPFAVAKVRAAAGDGESLFVNVIAFDAGPCAALLALADGDSVALAGSITPKVWTDKQGNSRPSLDMVAAQVLTPYHVQRKRRAMQPQAAQHGEHPPLDDGEPLDF; from the coding sequence ATGATTGACGCCCTGATTGCTGGCAAGCTGTACGGCCAGCCTGCCGAGCGCACCAGCAAGACCGGCAAGCCCTTCGCTGTGGCAAAGGTGCGCGCCGCAGCCGGGGATGGTGAAAGCCTGTTCGTGAACGTCATTGCCTTTGACGCTGGCCCCTGTGCTGCCCTGCTGGCGCTGGCCGATGGTGACAGCGTGGCCCTGGCCGGGAGCATTACGCCCAAGGTGTGGACGGACAAGCAGGGCAACAGCCGCCCCAGCCTGGATATGGTGGCCGCTCAGGTACTGACCCCGTACCACGTCCAACGCAAGCGCCGCGCCATGCAGCCCCAGGCCGCGCAGCATGGGGAGCATCCCCCATTGGACGATGGCGAGCCGCTGGACTTTTGA
- a CDS encoding class 1 fructose-bisphosphatase has translation MTERISLTRYLVEQQRVDGRIPPQLRLLLEVVARACKRISQAVNKGELGDVMGTAGSQNVQGEVQKKLDIIANETLIEANEWGGHLAAMASEEMEGIYVVPNRYPQGEYLLMFDPLDGSSNIDVNVSIGTIFSVLKKPEGHPGVHDNDFLQPGTCQVAAGYCVYGPQTTLVLTVGDGVAMFTLDREQGSFVLIRENVRIPEDTKEFAINMSNMRHWDEPVKRYIDECLAGKEGPREKDFNMRWVASMVADVHRILSRGGIFMYPWDKREPNKPGKLRLMYEANPMGWLVEQAGGAATNGKQRILDIKPTQLHERVSVILGSKNEVERVTSYHNSI, from the coding sequence ATGACCGAACGCATCAGCCTGACCCGCTACCTCGTCGAACAACAGCGCGTCGATGGCCGCATCCCGCCCCAGCTGCGCCTGCTGCTGGAAGTGGTGGCGCGCGCCTGCAAACGCATCTCACAGGCCGTCAACAAGGGCGAACTGGGCGACGTGATGGGCACCGCCGGCAGCCAGAACGTGCAGGGCGAGGTGCAGAAGAAGCTGGACATCATCGCCAACGAAACCCTGATCGAGGCCAACGAATGGGGCGGCCACCTGGCGGCCATGGCCAGCGAGGAGATGGAGGGCATCTACGTCGTGCCCAACCGCTATCCGCAGGGCGAATACCTGCTGATGTTCGACCCGCTCGATGGTTCGTCCAACATCGACGTCAACGTCAGCATCGGCACCATCTTCAGCGTGCTGAAGAAGCCCGAGGGCCACCCCGGCGTGCACGACAACGACTTCCTGCAGCCCGGCACCTGCCAGGTGGCCGCCGGCTACTGCGTCTATGGCCCGCAGACCACCCTGGTACTGACCGTTGGCGACGGCGTCGCCATGTTCACGCTGGACCGCGAACAGGGCTCCTTCGTGCTCATCCGCGAGAACGTGCGCATCCCCGAGGACACCAAGGAATTCGCCATCAACATGAGCAACATGCGCCACTGGGACGAACCGGTGAAGCGCTACATCGACGAATGCCTGGCCGGCAAGGAAGGCCCGCGCGAGAAGGACTTCAACATGCGCTGGGTGGCCAGCATGGTGGCCGACGTGCACCGCATCCTGAGCCGCGGTGGCATCTTCATGTACCCCTGGGACAAGCGCGAACCCAACAAGCCCGGCAAGCTGCGCCTGATGTACGAGGCCAACCCCATGGGCTGGCTGGTGGAGCAGGCCGGCGGCGCCGCCACCAACGGCAAACAGCGCATCCTGGACATCAAGCCCACGCAGCTGCACGAGCGCGTGAGCGTGATCCTGGGCTCCAAGAACGAAGTTGAACGCGTAACCAGCTACCACAACAGTATATAA
- a CDS encoding BrnA antitoxin family protein: protein MPKLKAGTIMPTPAEDAAITAAALADPDAMPFTDAEWEQAKPLARRGRPLGSGTKAQVTLRLDVEVLERFRATGDGWQTRINAALKDWLHAHA, encoded by the coding sequence ATGCCGAAACTTAAAGCCGGAACCATCATGCCGACGCCTGCCGAGGATGCAGCCATTACCGCCGCTGCGCTGGCAGACCCTGACGCCATGCCATTCACCGATGCCGAATGGGAACAGGCAAAACCGCTGGCACGCCGGGGCCGCCCGCTGGGCAGTGGCACAAAAGCCCAGGTGACCCTACGCCTTGACGTGGAGGTGCTGGAGCGGTTCAGGGCAACCGGCGATGGCTGGCAAACCCGCATCAATGCCGCTTTGAAAGACTGGTTGCACGCGCACGCCTGA
- a CDS encoding RNA methyltransferase, whose amino-acid sequence MTRQQPTLIQSRDNPLLKDLRRLALDSTAYRKQGRVWLEGDHLCGAALVRGQRPAIAVFSESFWPLAPAEYAQAAIKTIVMPDALWRDISGLESPARMGFVLPLPVEQGLDAQAPTVVLDRLQDAGNVGSILRSASAFGFTQIAALKGTAALWSAKVLRAGMGAHFALRLLEGLELQDIDRLAVPLLATSSHQGDWLHRAALPWPCAWIMGHEGQGVSPELQLRARQHIRITQPGGEESLNVGAAAAICLHASAAARG is encoded by the coding sequence ATGACGCGCCAGCAGCCCACCCTCATCCAGTCGCGTGACAACCCGTTGCTCAAGGATCTGCGGCGCCTGGCCCTGGACAGTACGGCCTACCGCAAGCAGGGTAGGGTGTGGCTGGAGGGCGACCATCTGTGCGGCGCCGCCCTGGTGCGTGGCCAGCGTCCGGCCATTGCGGTGTTTTCTGAAAGTTTTTGGCCTCTTGCGCCCGCTGAATATGCGCAAGCAGCTATTAAAACAATAGTGATGCCCGATGCCCTGTGGCGGGACATCAGCGGCCTCGAATCACCTGCGCGCATGGGCTTCGTGCTGCCGCTGCCGGTCGAGCAGGGGCTGGATGCGCAAGCGCCCACGGTGGTGCTGGATCGCCTGCAGGATGCGGGCAATGTGGGCTCCATACTGCGCAGCGCCTCGGCCTTCGGCTTCACGCAGATCGCCGCGCTCAAGGGCACGGCGGCCCTGTGGTCGGCCAAGGTGCTGCGCGCCGGCATGGGTGCGCATTTTGCGCTGCGCCTGCTGGAAGGCCTGGAACTGCAGGACATCGACCGCCTGGCCGTGCCGCTGCTGGCCACCAGCTCGCACCAGGGCGACTGGCTGCACCGTGCCGCCTTGCCCTGGCCCTGCGCCTGGATCATGGGCCACGAAGGGCAGGGCGTTTCACCCGAGCTGCAGCTGCGCGCGCGCCAGCACATCCGCATCACCCAACCGGGCGGCGAGGAGTCGCTCAACGTCGGCGCCGCCGCCGCCATCTGCCTGCATGCCAGCGCTGCGGCGCGTGGCTGA
- the fabZ gene encoding 3-hydroxyacyl-ACP dehydratase FabZ has product MMDIHAILKQLPHRYPFLLVDRVVELERNTRIRAIKNVTFNEPYFTGHFPGRPVMPGVLILEALAQAAGLLAFDAMGQVPDENNIYYFVGIDGARFKRPVEPGDQLILEITIDRVRGGVWKFNGVARVGDEVACEAQLMCTMRNVGG; this is encoded by the coding sequence ATGATGGACATTCACGCAATCCTCAAGCAACTGCCGCACCGCTATCCCTTCCTGCTGGTGGACAGGGTGGTGGAGCTCGAGCGCAACACGCGCATCCGGGCCATCAAGAACGTCACCTTCAACGAACCATACTTCACCGGCCATTTCCCGGGCCGCCCGGTCATGCCCGGCGTGCTGATTCTTGAGGCGCTGGCCCAGGCTGCCGGCCTGCTGGCCTTCGACGCCATGGGCCAGGTGCCCGACGAGAACAACATCTACTACTTTGTCGGCATCGACGGCGCACGCTTCAAGCGCCCGGTGGAGCCGGGCGACCAGCTGATCCTCGAAATCACCATCGACCGCGTGCGCGGCGGTGTCTGGAAGTTCAACGGCGTGGCCCGTGTGGGCGATGAGGTGGCCTGCGAGGCGCAGCTCATGTGCACCATGCGCAACGTCGGCGGCTGA
- the lpxB gene encoding lipid-A-disaccharide synthase — translation MAGISPRVAMVAGETSGDLLAGLLLDGLRAQWPGVASMGIGGPRMAERGFDAWWPSERLAVHGYSIELVRRLLGILKIRKQLRTRLLADRPDVFIGVDAPDFNLGLEADLRNSGVKTVHFVCPSIWAWRANRVDKIRAAADHVLCIFPFEPELLARHGIAATYVGHPLASVIPMQPDKLAARAQLGLAPQDEVLAILPGSRSAEVAYIAKPFFQAAALISKARNAIKIVVPAVPALRARIEQIARDCGVLEQLQIVTGQSHQVLAACDVTLIASGTATLEAALFKRPMVIAYHMHPISWRLMRGKQLQPWVGLPNILCRDFVVPELLQDAATPEALSGAVQQWLDAPPARLDALHQRFTALHEELQRDTPRLAANAIQEILA, via the coding sequence ATGGCTGGCATCTCTCCCCGCGTTGCCATGGTGGCCGGTGAAACCTCGGGCGACCTGCTGGCCGGCCTGCTGCTCGACGGCCTGCGCGCCCAGTGGCCCGGTGTGGCCAGCATGGGCATAGGCGGGCCACGCATGGCTGAGCGTGGTTTTGACGCCTGGTGGCCCAGCGAACGCCTGGCCGTGCATGGCTACAGCATCGAGCTGGTGCGGCGCCTGCTGGGCATCCTGAAGATCCGCAAACAACTGCGCACGCGCCTGCTGGCCGACAGGCCCGATGTGTTCATAGGCGTGGATGCGCCCGACTTCAACCTGGGCCTGGAGGCCGATCTGCGCAACTCCGGCGTGAAGACCGTGCATTTTGTCTGCCCGTCGATCTGGGCCTGGCGCGCCAACCGCGTGGACAAGATCCGCGCCGCGGCCGACCATGTGCTGTGCATCTTTCCATTCGAGCCCGAGCTGCTGGCGCGCCATGGCATAGCCGCCACCTATGTGGGGCACCCGCTGGCCAGCGTCATCCCCATGCAGCCGGACAAGCTGGCCGCACGCGCCCAGCTGGGTCTGGCACCGCAGGACGAGGTGCTGGCGATACTGCCCGGCAGCCGATCGGCCGAGGTCGCCTACATCGCAAAACCATTTTTTCAGGCCGCAGCGCTTATCAGTAAAGCGCGGAATGCTATCAAAATAGTAGTCCCTGCGGTGCCCGCACTGCGTGCGCGCATCGAGCAGATCGCGCGCGACTGCGGCGTGCTGGAGCAGCTGCAGATTGTCACCGGCCAGTCGCACCAGGTGCTGGCCGCCTGCGACGTGACGCTGATCGCCAGCGGCACGGCCACGCTGGAGGCGGCGCTGTTCAAGCGCCCCATGGTCATTGCCTACCACATGCACCCCATCAGCTGGCGCCTGATGCGTGGCAAGCAGCTGCAGCCCTGGGTGGGCCTGCCCAACATCCTGTGCCGCGACTTCGTCGTGCCCGAGCTGCTGCAGGACGCTGCCACGCCCGAGGCCCTGTCGGGTGCGGTGCAGCAGTGGCTGGACGCGCCGCCGGCGCGCCTGGACGCGCTGCATCAACGTTTCACCGCGCTGCATGAAGAGCTGCAACGCGACACGCCACGACTGGCCGCCAATGCCATCCAAGAAATCCTGGCTTGA